A region of Necator americanus strain Aroian chromosome I, whole genome shotgun sequence DNA encodes the following proteins:
- a CDS encoding hypothetical protein (NECATOR_CHRI.G2826.T1), with translation MKSLSWEERGIRVDGRFLSNLRFVDDIVLFSSSTNEAETMLNELNEAGKRIGLRINRKKTQFMKNAHCEDGGVQLEGSQIVETPSYVYLGRSMNMENDLKEELNRRMRAAWAAFAAVREATDQLTDHDLRAHLFDSTVLPALCYAAETWADTAATSRKLLTTHRALERCLLKFNRRTQHLAGLRSSDLRGMSRLRDPAEYVSKAKHRWAGHIMRRIDDRWTKRTLEWIPRTLNAPEETANEME, from the coding sequence atgaaatcactatcctgggaagaaaggggcatacgtgttgatggaagatttctttcgaaccttcgtttcgtggacgacatcgttctcttttcgagcagtaccaatgaagcagaaacgatgcttaacgaattgaacgaagcagggaagagaataggactacgaataaaccgaaagaagacacagttcatgaagaacgcgcactgcgaggacggaggagtacaacttgaaggttcccaaatcgtggaaactccgtcatacgtatacctcggacgttctatgaacatggaaaacgacttgaaggaagaactgaatagaagaatgagagcagcatgggcagcattcgcagccgtcagggaagctacggaccaactgacggaccatgatcttcgtgcccatctgttcgactcgacagtccttccagcgctctgttacgcagcggagacgtgggcagacaccgcggccacgtctaggaagctacttactacccacagagcccttgagagatgtctcctgaagtttaaccggcgcacacaacaccttgccggtcttcgtagctccgacttaagaggaatgtcccgtcttcgcgacccagcggaatatgtatcgaaagcaaaacatagatgggccggtcacatcatgagaagaatcgacgatagatggactaaaagaacgctagagtggatcccaaggacgctaaacgcccccgaggagaccgccaacgagatggagtga